DNA from Clupea harengus chromosome 2, Ch_v2.0.2, whole genome shotgun sequence:
GCCTACACCTTTACTGGAGttcaacataaacatatattATGTTTGCGTTAAAATGTGACACAACACTACTCCAGTAGGCTACATTGTAGTAGTAGACAGGCCTCCAAGCATTTTCTCTGAGGAGCTTTTTGTCCAGTCTTGCATGTAAAATACCTGTGTGGAATGTAAGTGTGGGATGCGGGTTAGAAGAATAACATTGAAATGTTGGATGTTGAAATTTGTAGAAAGTAAACCTATCCTCATCAGCACTACAAACAAAAGATACTCTACTTATTATGGCAATGTATTATTGTGTTGTTTCTCCTTTTGACATAATACATTGATCACACTTAACCAGTTAAAACTGGTCTGGGGAAGTTTACTGTGATGAGGCCAAGTAAGAAATGGAAAGTCTAGTAATGGTATGGATATTAAACTGGATATCTCCCATATTTATGATGATCTACACCCTATACGCAGCATGTAGCGTATCTGGGTATAATTGCAATTATGCTTTTGACTTGTCTGTTATGCCTGACCAGAAATGTGCAGTTGTAAAGAGGGGAAAGTCCCGTCTGTGCTCTGACCGTCCTGATGTAAAGAGGAAGTTTACACTTAGATGTCtgtttgagctgtaaactaaattatatgaaATACATCAGCGCTGGTGTCAAAATTGACAAAATTACAATGGCATTTTATGGTTTCAAAAttgcacaacacacatctactgtttaaaaccATCATGAACCTTGCAAAGCCGATGCTGATATAGAGTCAACCGTTTGGGAGTTATCTACGTCATGaaatgcccccccacccccccatgtTGTAGTTGTTTACATAAATTGGTAGGACATTTTTTATGAAAAGTATTACCCATGTCCATTCCAAATCAACGTTATTGGCTGTGTTGACAGGTCTGTGGGCTGTGGTGAACAATGCCGGAATCTCTCTACCCTCTGGCCCCTGTGATTGGCTCACCATCAATGACTACAAGCCTATGCTAGAGGTCAACCTGTGCGGGGTCATCGCCGTGACCCTCAGCGTTTTGCCGCTCATCAAGAAGGCCAAAGGGCGCGTGGTCAACGTGGCCAGTGTGTTTGGCAGGATCAGTCCTTTTGGAGGCCCTTACTGTGTGTCAAAGTATGGAGTAGAGGCCTTCAATGACAGTCTTCGGTAACTTTTGTAGTGATTTATCGAGTTTGCTTGAATGCTAAGCAATTTGCTAGTCATGTGAGAGTAACTGTATcatttgttttactgtttttgttttcttttgtttaccCACAGGAGAAATATGGCCCCTTTTGGAGTGAAAGTGTTGTGTATTGAGCCTGGGTTTTTCAAAACAAGCGTGACTGACTCAAGTATGATAGAACAGAATCTGCATACCTTATGGGAACGATTACCCCAAGATGTTAAGGATGACTATGGAAGTGATTATATGAAAAGAGGTAACTAATTAATTTCAATATATACAGTTGGTAATATTATTAGCATGATGGCTATCGTCTATAATCTTAGTCATAAAGTGAAAATGGTCTATAAGGCCTTGGTCTTTAATTCCTGTGGACCCGTGATCTCTGTCTTCCCTTGCCAGTGGGTGCGATGTTGAACACAAGGTTTTTGAAGATGCTGGACAGTGACCTGATGAAAGTTGTGAGCAGCATGGAGCATGCCGTCACTGCTGTGCACCCCCGTACCCGCTACTCGCCAGGCTGGGATGCCAAGTTCTTCTGGCTGCCACTCTCCTACATGCCAACCTGCTTCGCAGACTTCCTACTGGCGAAGGATGCAGTGAAGCCTAAAGACTGTTCTTAATAGGAAATTGTTCTGATGTGATCATATGACTATTTACTTTAATCACTTGCATATTAAAAAGATACTTACCGTAGTATGAATGGATATTTCACCTGGCATTCTTCATGTTGGAATAAAACATACTTGAACCATGTTACATGCATTTGTGATCTCACAACAAAGCCCATATTTATGACTGTTCAAAAATGATTTTATCTCTAGAGCAGATGTGGAGTTCCAAATTGCCAGTCAATTGTAATAGAGCCACCCTATTTGAACTGTCCTGCATAACTGCCGAAGTACATTACTATCTGTTGGGCAGAGATGTCTGAGTAGGTCCACAGGGTTCATGAATTTTATTACACAATGACTGGCGACATGTTTACCCGGTTGCACTGCCTCTAATCAGACCTTTGACACTTAGCCCAGcgctacacccccccccacacacacacacacacactacctttgGCTCAAAACAGCACAAAGGCCGGGGGAGCAGAGAACAAGTCAGAGGTGACAGTAGCTTATGCCGATGAACATATGAAACATTAAGCTGCTTGGGCTTGTAGTCATGGTGAGTTCAACAGGATGTTGTACATTAATTCATTCTGAATTAATTTTATGTAAGGAGTAAAGTAGGTCAGCACTACATGTATGCAGTGCTCTAGTCTCATAATCAGAAATGTCTATTTTCTCTGAGGTGGTAAGGCCTTTTCCATGGTTGTACATTATGCATGACTAAGGGTAAGGATCTCGTTTCCACTGTGGACAGTTAATCAGCATATGCCATCTGGTGGTGGTGCAAAACAATATCTTGTTTGACAGTGCTCTGTATTTGAAATCTGCAGTTGAAAACCCTGAACATACAAATTGCTTTGATGTTCTCAGTATATCAACTTTAGATTCTATCTATATTTCTTTAGACTCCATATTTACAAAAATGTGAGAAACATTTTAGAATTCTAAGACATACTTCTTGAGATGTTGAACACTATACAATATAAGAATCAGGCCGTACATATCTTCAATTGTGTATGGCTGTATCTAAATGTTTATGAACTCACTTTATTTTTTGCAGAGGGTTgcttaaacattttaaatgacaATACATAgttaaacaaaatgaaatagagAAAAACGTCTAGTTTGTATTCAAACCAGATTGATTGTCATTCTGTAAATAGAAGCAACCCTGCTTTATAACTCAGTCTTACACTTGACAGGAGTTTGGATCAGCACAACAGATTATGAACAACTATATTTGAACAACAAAGACCAAGTACATTTGAATGGTATTTCGGTTGGCGTGAAAATAGTTGTATTTTCTTAACTGGATCAACTGGATATGCGAGGTGTTAAGTAGGCCTTGGTTACAGCTCATTATGGCTAGAGCTAAATGTCATTAAATCAAGGGATAGGATGAATCATTGAGTTCTACAGGGGTTTTTACGTGTCTTTAATATTTTCCTCTCTGAACTGACGTTTGACCTAATACACTACAGGTGACCGAAGCGGAACACGTTCTCGGCATTCCTGCCCAGGTGAGGAATTTAatttcacacccacacccaggcCTAGCCGACGCCTACGTTAACAACCTTGCTTCAAAGATGAGATTTCACCAAACCATAGTCTACATGTTTTACAAAGTGTCGGCTACATATACGTTTACTGTTCTTGTTTCTGTCATTACAGGTGTTCACTTGCGTCTTATCTTACACATTCCTCCTGATTGTTGCTGCTGCCGTCTTTGTTGTTTGGTACATTAGAGATTCCTTGAAGGTTGATGACATCGATAAAAAACATGTCTTCGTCACGGGTTGCGATAGCGGCTTCGGGAACCTTGTGGCCAAGCAGCTTGATCGACAGGGTTTTCACGTAATAGCCGCATGTCTTACGGAAAGTGGTTCAACTGACTTGAGAACCGCAGCCTCCCCCAGACTGAAGACAGTCCTGCTCAATGTTACCGACAGCGCGAGCATTGAAAGAGCGGTAGAGATGGTGCGGCGCGAGACTGGGGAGCGAGGTAAATCTGACAGCAGGGGGTAGATAGGGTGCCAGTCTGAGGCAAGCACTGGGGTAGATAAAGTGGAGATAGGGGTTCTTGACGACCGCACAATCCTAAAACTGACCCATAAATCTGCATATTTTTCAAACCACTTTCTTTGGATGGGATAGGCTATTAAGATGTTTAAGCAGCTTTGCCTCTTCACAGGAATCTGACACTTATGTGAAGACTCACAGAAGGTCCTCATTTCGAATAGATTTATTACTCAGACGTAGGCTAATCTCACTTAGTGTTAGTACAGTGCTGACCTGTTTGGTTTAAGAAAAGATAACTGAATCAAGAACGGAATTCCTTAAAAACATGCATGTAGTGGCCGTGGTTCACATGTAGATCTATCTAAACCATGCTAGGGCAaatgtgaataaatactttggATGAACTGAGGAATAAGTTAGGAGTATCTCTTCAGGATGTTAAAGGCTACAAGAGAATATATAATTGAATCATAGCACACTCTCATTCATTGAGTGCAAACAAATTACAAACTATTTCATAATCGTAGACACAGAAAttcttctgttttctgttaGTTTGTCACAACTGGTATTCTGCATTTAAACAGAAGCCGAATTGAAATCTACTGgatgaattaataaataaattataccATTCCCATCTGTTCTTGTCGTAGGTCTTTATGGTCTGATAAATAATGCTGGGAGGTCCATCCCTATTGGACCCACAGAATGGATGCAGCCAGAGGATTTCCGGAAGGTTATGGATGTGAATCTGATGGGTCTGATTGAGGTAACCCTCAAGTTCCTGCCCCTGCTGAAAAAGGCCAAGGGCAGGGTAGTAAACGTGGCCAGCATCCTGGGCAGGCTGGCTCTGGTCGGAGGAGGGTACTGCCTGTCCAAGTGGGGAGTGGAGTGTTTCTCAGATAGCCTCAGGTATGGCTATGACTGGAGTCATTGCACATTTAATCACAATGCGACTGATTTCCTGTCTGCTTAAGCGAGACAATATAAAGGAAGAaaataattaatatatatatatatataggatttaaatgttttgaacatatttttttcttggAACATCTCATATATGTGATCTTGTTTCAAAATTGGGTCCATGGTACATGTCTGTATTGCATTGTATCATGCAATGTGTATCCATTTCTTTGAATCTTGGTTAAGTATTTTTGATCAAGCATTACCATGCCCCCTCTAATATTCTTAGTCTCTATGTCATATCAGTTTGATGGATATCATTCACTATGTTAGCAACACTGTCTATCAGTTCCATCTGTTATCATTCTCACTGGCTGTCTGAGACGTCGCTCATAGGAGTGTCactcacctttgaccttagCCCTAAAAAATGACCTAAGACTGTGGCTTTCCCGTGGTTTTTCGTTTCTGTCAAAGTTGGTGGCTCCAGGAATTGTTTTACACCATTCATTAAACTATTATGTGTGCCAGATATTATACCTTCCACAAAAGTCAGATATTTAGCTCGTAAGACATGGTGATTCAGTGAATCTTTTCTCTCGAGTGCAGGAGGGATATGCGGCATTTTGGTATCAAGGTTAGCATCATAGAGCCAGGATTTTTCAAGACAGCTGTGACACGTCTGGATCTGATTGAGGCCGACCTGCAGAGGCTGTGGGACCGCCTTCCTTCTGACATCAGAAACTCGTACGGACCCAAGTATCTGGAGGAATGTGAGTAATCCATAAGTATTTTATGTAGCAAGTATTAACACAGGAAAACTTTCAAAGTGTACATTGTAAACTTAAAGATATTGAAAGAAAATGTAAGTTTTACAAGCCTGACTGAGAGAAGAACTAAGGTGCTCTTttgtacagcacatttaacaaaaGACAGTGGACACAATATGTAactaagacaaaaaaaatgtgtctttctAAGTAAACAATAGGTAATATTAGTAACTAATGAGTGTTGCTGAAATGAATAGTATTTAATGGAGTGGATGAATGGTAACATCCCTGTTGTTGTTGCAGACAACAAGGCTCAGAGTTTCTCCATGAACATACTGTGCAGCAGTGACATTTCCAAAGTGACCAGTTGCATGCAGCATGCTCTGACAGCTAAGCACCCGAGGACTCGCTACGGCGCAGGATGGGATGCCAAGCTCTTCTGGATACCCCTCTCCTACCTCCCTGCATTTATTGGTGATTTTGTCGTCGATGTTCTTCTTCCTACTCCCAAGCAGTGTTGAAGGGTGAATATAAAtcagagaggaagtgatgtcatctTTATCATCACTTCCTTGAAAAACACCTACTTAATTCCTCCCTCCATTCCATTCCTCCCGCCCGCCAACCTCTATTCATGTTCATTCACCTGATTTTTCAGGATGAGCATTTTTAATTGAGGAAAGATAATTGAACCAGTCACCTCTTTACAATGTTCCAAAATAGTATTAACTTATACAAACAGTAAATAAAGGACATTTGATATCCTTTTTGTGCAAGAAACATGAGCTAATTTATATAAATGTGGGAAGAGATCAAGTCTTGTCATTAATTTTTGTTATCTTTATGTCAGAAGAATCCTTGTTATTAGAATGCTGTTCTCtgttgtgttcatgtttgtcaaCCTGTCATATCAAAGAACCCTTCAAAGAATTAAAGAAGCACacttttacaaaacaaaacatttatttgattcTTTCTCAGCAGCATCAATTTGTTTTCCACTTCAAGGCTACCAACCAAACATTTGGGTGCATCAAGAACAATCTATAAATTGGTATGCTTGTTTTTTCATTattaatatacaaaaaaaaaaatcactgaaaaAGAATTTACAGGCCACAATTAAAACCGCTCACCTGATGCATTCCGTATCAACAATGCATGTAGTCTTTACACTACTTCAGTTGCAGCTGGACTCTTTTAACATCCACAAGAAGACTAACTGAACACTTCCACATGGACAGCAAGAGGGGGCAATAACACAAATTGCCTTATAAGTGTTTTTAAAAGAGGCCCTTTATTGCATGATTATTATAAGAGAGGCCACTGCAACAACAAATATCCATCCTGTGTGAAAAACCTACAATCTCAGGTCAGCACAGGGATAAGGAGGGCATTGCTTTTTCTGATTTGTGTGTTCAGTCCATTACAAGTAGACATGCACACTTGTGCCTTTTGCTTCCTGTCTGGAGCGAAAGGGTTTCGACCTGAAAGGAAAGTGTTGCAGGAGGGACTGGACAGACTACTGTAATTGACTGAGACAGAACATAACTAATAATTATCCTTTAGGAAGAGACAAGTTCATAAATGGAATCCAGTGAAGGCATTCTGTGCTTGGATGCTGGAGACTGACTTTCACTTAGAAAACTCAGACAAGTGTGCAAACCTGGCTTGGGAACAGTGTTATTCAGTAGTCTTTACATCGCTAAATTTCCATTAAGGAAATTATCCCAACCAGAGGACCACtgttcagtttcttttttttccagttcaTAAATGAGGTATATAAATATGCAAAACCAACTGCAATTGTCTCCAGTTTCAGTTAAGTGGCAAAGTATAGACTGAAGAATGTTTAAAACTTTGTTACACATAATATACTTTTGTTCTCAATGCATTTAACCCATCCAAAAGATATGCATCTTCTTGAATTGCTATGAATAGGAATCATCTATTTTCCAGATCTTATCaacaaaatcttttttttttcttcaaatttacaaatatacAACATATTTATAACATCACTATCAGCAGCATCAGTGCAAAGATATACATATAGTACatcacaataataaaaaaaaaatcacaaaacaagAATTGGCATAAGAAATATCAGAAGGCATCGTCATGAAAgacctctcttttctctccatgtcTACAGcagttttcttctctttttttctttacttgtCTTTCTTAAAATAATCTTAaattttatttcttttgtaCTCAGGCTGTGTATAAAAATAGATTCTGTGCAAAGCAGAGTGTGTCTTTGATTCCCATATGTGAGACAGAAGGGGATGGGGTGAGGTGGGAGGTGGGGTTATACATCGCTGTCTTCTTTGACGAGGTTGGCTGTGTCGCGGTAGGTGTCCTCGGTCGGGGTGAAGGCGCTGGGTCGCTCCTTCCTCACGGGTTTGTTAGAGGGGACGAAGGGGGGCGGCTGGCTGGAGTCCCCAGTACTCCCTGCCCCCTGCTCTTCCTGCATCTGAAAAACAGCCAATACAAATTGAATACTCTGCAGCACGGTTAACGCCATGCCAACTACAAAAAATGCTTTTCTTTAACGGTGCAAATGCAGTGTTTATTATCAAAACAAATGTGCTTGCAAACCTAAATGGATTATGTAAATATAATGTTTCCTAATGTCTCTGCACATTTAGTAGTTCCATGGGTTGCACGAGTAGGCCTATATCATTTTAGAATCATCATTTCAATGATAATTTCCTGAAAAACACGAGTAGGGCCTACTCAGGGGTTTGTGCGGGAGGTGTCTTGTATCAATTAAAAGCACATAGAGCAAAGCATAAAACGAATGCTATGATATCAATATAACTCTTGGTCTTACCGTATGCAGTAGTGAAGTATATATGATACCGACGATATTTTAACGTTAGTTACTAACATTATACAGTAGCCTAAGATCTAGTTTTCCATAAGTGTTCTTACTGTGTTTACATATTCCGACTGTTTTTATCAGCATTAGTAACATCATTAGTCAGCCCAACCGATTACTAATTGAAATGAGTCATATTTGcttgtatctattttttttactacattcatTTGTTTACCCACATAAATGTACTAATCTAGATTGGTAGATATCTAGATATTAAGATTACATACGTGACAAAAGAGAACAAATTCTCAATTCGAAAAAAGACTCAGATTCACTTCTCCTGAATGTATATCAGGGGAAGTTCCTCCACAGCGTGAAACACATTGCAGACTATGGCCATTGTAGGC
Protein-coding regions in this window:
- the dhrs9 gene encoding dehydrogenase/reductase SDR family member 9 — its product is MFLYILGGVALLFLVRWFRERKRVPDPSMKYIYITGCDTGFGNLLAKHLDQLGFRVIAGCFTEKGEDELRKATSDRLTTLALDVGNVDSINKVAASIKEKVGEKGLWAVVNNAGISLPSGPCDWLTINDYKPMLEVNLCGVIAVTLSVLPLIKKAKGRVVNVASVFGRISPFGGPYCVSKYGVEAFNDSLRRNMAPFGVKVLCIEPGFFKTSVTDSSMIEQNLHTLWERLPQDVKDDYGSDYMKRVGAMLNTRFLKMLDSDLMKVVSSMEHAVTAVHPRTRYSPGWDAKFFWLPLSYMPTCFADFLLAKDAVKPKDCS
- the rdh1 gene encoding retinol dehydrogenase 1; protein product: MVTEAEHVLGIPAQVFTCVLSYTFLLIVAAAVFVVWYIRDSLKVDDIDKKHVFVTGCDSGFGNLVAKQLDRQGFHVIAACLTESGSTDLRTAASPRLKTVLLNVTDSASIERAVEMVRRETGERGLYGLINNAGRSIPIGPTEWMQPEDFRKVMDVNLMGLIEVTLKFLPLLKKAKGRVVNVASILGRLALVGGGYCLSKWGVECFSDSLRRDMRHFGIKVSIIEPGFFKTAVTRLDLIEADLQRLWDRLPSDIRNSYGPKYLEEYNKAQSFSMNILCSSDISKVTSCMQHALTAKHPRTRYGAGWDAKLFWIPLSYLPAFIGDFVVDVLLPTPKQC